From Clostridiales bacterium, one genomic window encodes:
- a CDS encoding DUF87 domain-containing protein produces the protein MRIIPKKIKVKNTVWKCYSMADIIVALIVFGIIFISITMGQWVIAAILGLLGIGMFIPTPDGIFYTCVYENIRFLFSKKKYTVGAKNAKESIDAIVDLKEIKDSGLIAYKGGMFGRVIKVGQKNFGIEDVVQQNIDINYFANALKLLDQNQSADIVKIDRPVNLDVFSSDLFARLSAVKDSDEENCIKEIKESILTERIDRIDRLNNIRKQYLSDYYIIVYGRNELDLESMAVNVASEIAKCGLGTQLLGLRDTAVFLKYSFSRNFDEREIKDLKDEELLDWVKPKEIVFHANRYKVDGTEAAVLAVSDYPLRVRNAWGAELFNIPNTKVVMHVKPVDKFKAIRRIDKVIGEMETKRIISDKASEANSAETHRATMDTLLDALQTENESLFDVTLTVTAYNYTKNDNYKKAARRSMLTGNFRPSTLYGLQIEGFKSAAVSPISTLKSQERGINSSSLAAAFPFVRTFVMDEGGILLGENNKTGFPFIFNMWKRGNLYQNSNAMIIGKSGSGKSFFLKNLVLNEWANGTRVIMLDPEAEYLALTRNLYGNVINVGNAREGRINPFHIYKILTEDGTPADSKVTFNTHLKMLESFFKIVLADAPLDVIELINNLTVETYERMGITENTDCSAFPADYFPLFSDLLETLQSKDRKKMDALTQRDMRTAELYLQKFVNGRYSDIWNAPSTLQVNANLIDFDFQSLFANKNNVVANAQMLLVFRFIEQEVINARERNKNGANLRTLIIADEAHLYIDPKFPIALDFFYSMSKRIRKYNGSFIPATQNIADWNANEELRGKTSAIIKNSQYTFIFKLSAPDMKDVLDIYRAGDSFNDEEQRMIISAVTGQAFFVGSTELRACVRIQAGKCARELFTEEIKEEGEI, from the coding sequence ATGAGGATTATTCCTAAAAAAATCAAGGTAAAAAATACCGTATGGAAATGTTACTCGATGGCTGACATTATAGTCGCGCTTATCGTGTTCGGTATTATCTTCATTTCCATAACAATGGGGCAATGGGTTATAGCAGCCATACTCGGTCTTTTGGGTATTGGGATGTTTATACCTACGCCCGACGGAATTTTCTATACCTGTGTCTACGAGAATATACGATTTCTATTCTCGAAAAAGAAATACACGGTCGGTGCGAAGAATGCAAAAGAAAGTATAGACGCGATCGTGGACTTAAAAGAAATTAAGGATAGCGGACTGATCGCTTACAAGGGCGGTATGTTCGGCCGAGTTATAAAGGTCGGTCAAAAGAACTTCGGTATCGAGGATGTTGTTCAGCAGAACATCGACATCAATTACTTTGCGAACGCGCTCAAGCTGTTAGACCAAAACCAAAGCGCGGATATTGTCAAGATAGACCGTCCCGTAAACTTGGACGTGTTTTCGAGCGACTTATTTGCGCGGTTGTCGGCGGTAAAGGACAGCGACGAAGAGAACTGTATCAAAGAGATAAAGGAAAGCATACTGACAGAGCGCATAGACCGCATTGACCGTTTGAACAATATCCGCAAACAGTATTTGTCGGACTACTACATAATCGTTTACGGTCGTAACGAGCTTGATTTGGAAAGCATGGCAGTCAACGTGGCAAGCGAAATCGCTAAATGCGGACTCGGTACGCAGCTTCTTGGATTGCGCGACACGGCAGTATTTTTGAAGTACAGCTTTTCGCGTAACTTCGACGAGCGAGAAATCAAGGACTTGAAAGACGAGGAGCTTCTCGATTGGGTAAAACCGAAAGAGATAGTATTCCACGCGAACAGATATAAGGTAGACGGAACGGAAGCGGCGGTGCTCGCCGTATCCGATTATCCCTTGCGAGTCAGGAACGCTTGGGGCGCGGAGCTTTTCAACATACCAAATACCAAAGTCGTAATGCACGTTAAGCCCGTAGATAAGTTCAAGGCTATTCGGCGTATCGACAAGGTTATAGGCGAAATGGAAACTAAGCGAATCATCTCGGACAAGGCGAGCGAAGCGAACAGTGCGGAAACGCACAGAGCGACAATGGATACGCTGTTGGACGCTCTTCAAACCGAGAACGAGAGCTTGTTCGACGTAACGCTCACGGTAACTGCTTACAACTACACAAAGAACGACAACTACAAGAAAGCGGCGCGGCGTTCGATGCTCACGGGAAACTTCCGTCCGTCTACGCTTTACGGTTTACAAATCGAGGGCTTCAAGTCAGCGGCGGTGTCGCCCATATCGACGCTTAAAAGCCAAGAGCGCGGAATAAACAGTTCGTCGCTCGCCGCGGCATTTCCGTTCGTTCGTACTTTCGTTATGGACGAGGGCGGCATACTGCTCGGCGAGAATAACAAGACCGGCTTTCCGTTTATCTTCAATATGTGGAAGCGCGGAAACTTGTATCAGAACAGTAACGCCATGATTATCGGCAAGTCGGGGAGCGGCAAGTCTTTCTTCCTAAAAAACCTTGTGCTTAACGAATGGGCAAACGGAACGCGAGTAATAATGCTCGATCCCGAAGCCGAGTATCTTGCGCTTACGCGCAACCTTTACGGCAATGTTATCAACGTCGGTAATGCGAGAGAAGGGCGTATTAACCCTTTTCATATATATAAGATTCTTACAGAGGACGGCACACCCGCCGACAGCAAGGTTACGTTCAATACCCATTTGAAAATGTTGGAGAGCTTTTTCAAGATAGTTCTTGCAGACGCGCCGCTCGACGTCATTGAACTTATAAACAACTTGACCGTTGAAACATATGAGCGTATGGGCATTACGGAAAACACGGATTGCTCGGCGTTCCCCGCAGACTACTTCCCGTTATTCTCGGACTTGCTCGAAACATTACAGAGTAAGGACAGAAAGAAAATGGACGCGCTCACTCAGCGAGATATGCGGACGGCCGAGCTGTATTTGCAGAAGTTCGTAAACGGACGTTATTCCGACATTTGGAACGCGCCTTCGACTTTGCAAGTAAATGCCAATCTTATCGACTTCGATTTCCAAAGCCTGTTCGCCAATAAGAACAACGTAGTGGCAAACGCGCAAATGCTTTTGGTGTTCAGGTTTATAGAGCAGGAGGTTATAAACGCGAGAGAACGTAACAAGAACGGAGCGAACCTACGAACGCTTATAATAGCGGACGAGGCGCATTTGTACATCGATCCGAAGTTCCCGATAGCACTCGATTTCTTCTATTCGATGTCGAAGCGTATCCGTAAATACAACGGCAGCTTTATTCCGGCTACGCAGAACATAGCTGATTGGAATGCCAACGAGGAGTTGCGCGGCAAGACGAGCGCGATAATTAAGAACAGTCAGTACACGTTCATCTTTAAGCTGTCCGCGCCCGACATGAAAGACGTCTTGGACATATACAGAGCGGGCGACAGCTTTAATGATGAGGAACAGCGCATGATAATCTCGGCGGTGACGGGACAAGCGTTCTTTGTCGGCTCGACAGAGCTTCGCGCTTGCGTTCGCATACAAGCGGGCAAGTGTGCAAGAGAATTATTCACCGAAGAAATTAAAGAGGAGGGTGAGATTTGA
- a CDS encoding DUF1738 domain-containing protein produces MSEKDKKSVYDKLTPQRQRLYNLLMANLETNNSLWRQGWRVSGAPVSAISGKRYNGINRLFLSAATMERGYSDNRWLTYNQMKEKGWDFKRDAEGKSMGKNAGVSIEYFSFYDKLTKQKFDKHTLDGMSEAERDDYMDENVIALRKYYCVFNGDVIEGIPEREKPVIDPNGRNIRAENILQYWNDNESKIIYGGDEAFYRSATDEIFLPDRDKFLSLPEFYSTALHEVGHSTGHEKRLNRNLGDGFGSASYAEEELRAEIASMFIEQDLGIEVGEKHIQNNSAYIRHWRDKIKDDPNVLFRAIADAEKISKYVMAKENEIKKEVEPYAIVEDNDEYGEKVYKVHMIAEHGQTRLALSGYPFRSREALMTEFGKMQELPFWAGKDFQEVTLDELEVESRKRAAEQNAKVERLKEIEEEQSEVFIPPSEVAEQVAAEAVVVGTVAAVEMTGRGIESITRMDDRDVVDKASKTKHGDKFLALFNGESVLGTEEQNERSLMARLAMFTGNDTEQLLRIFQASGQYRDGKADGYYEQMAKDEMKFVAGLKTPIPTSTAAKSTSSRFRNSKS; encoded by the coding sequence TTGAGTGAGAAGGACAAAAAAAGCGTTTACGATAAACTCACGCCGCAGCGTCAAAGGCTGTACAATTTGCTTATGGCAAATCTCGAAACAAACAACAGCCTTTGGCGGCAAGGCTGGCGTGTGTCCGGCGCACCTGTATCGGCAATATCGGGTAAACGCTATAACGGTATAAACAGGCTTTTCCTTTCGGCGGCAACAATGGAGCGCGGTTACAGCGACAACCGTTGGCTGACGTATAACCAAATGAAAGAAAAAGGTTGGGATTTCAAGCGCGACGCGGAAGGTAAAAGTATGGGCAAGAACGCAGGAGTGTCTATCGAATACTTCTCGTTCTACGATAAATTAACCAAGCAGAAGTTCGATAAGCACACTCTTGACGGAATGTCGGAAGCGGAGCGCGACGATTATATGGACGAAAACGTGATCGCTCTTCGCAAATACTACTGCGTATTTAACGGCGACGTCATAGAGGGTATTCCCGAACGCGAAAAGCCTGTAATCGATCCGAACGGCAGAAATATCCGTGCCGAGAACATTTTGCAGTATTGGAACGATAACGAATCCAAAATCATATACGGCGGCGACGAAGCGTTCTACCGTTCGGCAACGGACGAGATATTCTTGCCGGACAGAGATAAGTTCTTGAGCTTGCCCGAATTTTACTCAACGGCGTTGCACGAGGTCGGACACAGCACCGGACACGAGAAAAGGCTTAACCGTAATTTGGGTGATGGCTTTGGCTCGGCGAGCTACGCCGAGGAAGAATTACGCGCCGAGATCGCTTCGATGTTCATCGAACAAGACTTGGGTATTGAGGTCGGCGAAAAGCACATTCAAAACAACAGCGCGTACATTCGGCATTGGCGCGACAAAATCAAGGACGATCCTAACGTATTGTTCAGAGCAATAGCCGATGCCGAAAAGATTTCCAAGTACGTAATGGCGAAAGAGAACGAGATTAAAAAGGAAGTCGAGCCGTATGCGATAGTCGAAGACAATGACGAGTACGGCGAGAAAGTCTACAAGGTTCACATGATAGCCGAACACGGACAAACGCGGCTCGCGCTGAGCGGCTATCCGTTTAGAAGCCGTGAAGCGTTGATGACCGAGTTTGGCAAAATGCAGGAGCTGCCGTTTTGGGCGGGTAAGGATTTCCAAGAGGTAACGCTCGACGAGCTTGAAGTTGAAAGCCGTAAACGTGCCGCAGAACAGAACGCAAAGGTGGAGCGGTTAAAGGAAATCGAGGAAGAACAGTCCGAAGTGTTTATACCGCCGAGCGAGGTTGCGGAGCAAGTCGCGGCGGAAGCGGTGGTAGTAGGAACGGTGGCCGCAGTCGAAATGACAGGCAGAGGAATAGAAAGTATTACGCGAATGGACGATAGAGATGTCGTTGACAAAGCGAGTAAGACGAAGCACGGAGATAAATTCCTTGCGCTGTTTAACGGCGAGTCGGTGCTTGGTACTGAGGAGCAGAACGAGCGTTCGCTTATGGCGCGGCTTGCTATGTTTACGGGCAACGACACGGAACAGCTACTACGAATTTTCCAAGCATCGGGACAGTACCGCGACGGCAAAGCCGACGGGTATTACGAACAAATGGCAAAGGACGAGATGAAGTTCGTCGCCGGGCTTAAAACGCCCATACCTACATCGACCGCCGCCAAATCAACGAGCAGTCGGTTTAGAAATTCAAAATCTTAA
- a CDS encoding site-specific DNA-methyltransferase, with translation MCVTSPPYYGLRDYGEQKQIGIEQTPDDYIARLVEVFAEVYRVLAKDGTLWLNLGDSYAGSGKGPMTLAADGKNKDVFDMHNRIYEVPKSWSGIKPKDLIGIPWMAAFALRERGWYLRSDIIWFKTNCLPESVKDRPTKTYEHIFLFAKSRQYYFDYKAIQEPLKDVSKARYKRGRSEANKYAGQQGISNGRENCLDFDQQFRRKRDVWEVSTNSYRMDEHFAMFPERLIEPCILAGSKVGGVVLDPFFGSGTTGAVAKRYGRDYIGIDLNARYLEKAKERIDNVTAIA, from the coding sequence ATGTGCGTAACAAGTCCGCCGTATTACGGATTGCGTGACTACGGCGAACAAAAACAAATCGGAATCGAGCAAACACCAGACGATTACATAGCGCGGCTTGTAGAGGTCTTTGCCGAGGTTTACAGGGTTCTCGCAAAAGACGGAACATTGTGGCTTAACTTGGGCGACAGCTACGCAGGGAGCGGCAAAGGTCCTATGACGTTGGCCGCTGACGGCAAGAACAAAGACGTGTTCGATATGCACAATCGAATTTACGAAGTTCCTAAATCTTGGAGTGGAATAAAGCCCAAAGACTTGATCGGCATACCGTGGATGGCGGCGTTCGCGCTTCGAGAGCGCGGTTGGTACTTGCGTTCTGACATCATTTGGTTCAAGACAAACTGCTTGCCGGAGAGTGTAAAAGACAGACCGACAAAGACCTACGAGCATATCTTTTTGTTCGCTAAGTCGCGGCAATACTACTTCGATTACAAGGCAATACAAGAGCCTTTGAAGGATGTTAGCAAAGCGCGTTATAAGCGTGGAAGAAGCGAAGCGAATAAGTACGCAGGACAGCAAGGAATATCTAACGGACGCGAGAACTGCTTGGACTTTGACCAACAGTTCCGGCGAAAGCGAGATGTATGGGAAGTCAGTACCAACAGCTATCGAATGGACGAACACTTTGCGATGTTCCCCGAACGGCTAATTGAGCCGTGCATACTTGCAGGAAGTAAGGTCGGCGGCGTTGTCTTGGATCCGTTCTTTGGCAGCGGCACGACGGGCGCGGTTGCTAAACGCTACGGTAGGGATTACATAGGGATAGACCTAAATGCTCGGTATCTTGAAAAAGCGAAAGAGCGGATAGATAACGTAACTGCAATAGCGTAG
- the dinD gene encoding DNA damage-inducible protein D, whose amino-acid sequence MNELSTQQKKLFDDIKHTDEYGNEFWLARELQEVLQYAKWENFHKVIKTAQIACKISQQSVADCFPEVKKSITSGKGRISSIIDYKLNRYACYLIVMNGDPRKEVIALGQTYFAVKTRQQELAELYDRLSEDEKRLFIRGDIKQKNMLLAEAAHKAGIITNQEYATFQDAGYRGLYGGMTARDIAEHKGLSPDDEILDYMGGEELAANLFRITQTEAKMRREGTSTPAAANAAHYEVGKAVRETIAGLGGTMPEELPTPEKSIKQLEAEQRKQIKPKKD is encoded by the coding sequence ATGAATGAATTAAGTACACAGCAGAAAAAACTATTCGACGACATCAAGCATACCGATGAATACGGCAATGAATTTTGGCTTGCTCGCGAATTGCAAGAGGTATTGCAATATGCTAAATGGGAAAACTTCCATAAAGTCATAAAGACCGCACAAATCGCTTGCAAAATAAGCCAACAGTCCGTTGCGGATTGCTTTCCTGAGGTCAAGAAGTCAATAACTTCCGGCAAAGGGCGCATATCGTCCATCATTGACTATAAGCTTAATCGTTACGCTTGCTATCTCATCGTAATGAACGGCGACCCTCGCAAGGAAGTCATCGCGCTCGGTCAAACATACTTCGCCGTAAAGACACGCCAACAAGAGCTTGCAGAGCTTTACGATAGACTTTCCGAAGACGAAAAACGGTTATTCATTCGCGGTGACATTAAGCAAAAGAATATGCTCCTTGCCGAAGCCGCACACAAAGCCGGTATCATCACGAACCAAGAATACGCTACATTCCAAGACGCGGGCTATCGCGGCTTATACGGCGGCATGACTGCCCGCGATATTGCCGAACATAAAGGTCTATCTCCAGACGACGAAATACTCGATTATATGGGCGGCGAAGAACTTGCCGCTAACCTATTCCGCATCACACAGACCGAAGCTAAAATGCGCCGTGAAGGAACATCTACACCCGCCGCTGCAAACGCCGCCCACTACGAAGTCGGCAAAGCGGTACGCGAAACTATCGCAGGACTTGGCGGCACAATGCCAGAAGAACTTCCCACTCCCGAAAAGAGCATTAAACAACTCGAAGCAGAACAGCGAAAACAAATTAAACCGAAAAAAGATTAA
- a CDS encoding type IV secretory system conjugative DNA transfer family protein produces the protein MNRHEAYKHKKRKSWKTWLIVGGFIAVFVSVLIAFLFALFVKSFGGIFGNGNYWLTVGVANGLLLVGFLMLYRIDAQNLALRENDLEDTEWLTTKRLRKMKEFTVTTWDGVKDKDDEIVIGAEKKGKALELISTSQLHALIVGTTGSGKTTGFVDQNIAVLGRSKGKPSLLIADPKKELYEKHAEQLKNEGYTISTLDLREPYSSQRWNPMQVLIRRIRQVKELQNNLKCQDGKYCACGEVFLSYDDARTRVQELKDEIFENTMDLVYTLCPVQNKDQPTWEEGARNLIFGLILAFCEDVISGKMDEKQLQLFNVYHNITKYCSEDTTALKQYLLEGRDEYSKVRGLVNTVLITSDKTLTSYLSEVNAYIQQLADDGILSMTSENDIDIVNMDEKPNAIFVIVPDERFTRHRFVTLFITQTYKELVEKANLNLRRKDTETAILKRKAYFILDEFGNLPKLENIEGMVTVGRSRGIRYLFVLQSFSQLNAKYGKDIADIVKTNCNVKIFIGSDDPETRREFSELCGQKKIKNFSVNTSAEVNASSNTGASNQPLITVGMLERLNGDEKGDAIVSVRGYEPIWSRFTPSYELADVYFAAGKADIGKREARLFEKRNYVFDILGGSYTREEDKALDALERREQEQAAEEKKQAVSVAELDKLWQAKVKEVHDKVFRAAEALLEEDAAALIRAKLEDKVTLMKMFIGNYDISVQQKLKALIKYLDEELPKLLELQNQAKNK, from the coding sequence ATGAACAGACATGAGGCTTACAAACACAAAAAACGCAAGTCGTGGAAGACTTGGTTAATAGTCGGCGGCTTTATCGCGGTGTTCGTGAGCGTGCTTATAGCGTTTTTGTTCGCGCTATTCGTAAAGAGCTTCGGCGGCATATTCGGTAACGGCAACTATTGGCTTACGGTAGGCGTAGCTAACGGACTGTTGCTTGTCGGCTTCTTGATGCTTTACAGGATCGACGCACAAAACTTGGCGTTGCGCGAGAACGACTTGGAAGATACCGAGTGGTTGACTACCAAGCGCTTACGGAAAATGAAAGAGTTTACCGTGACAACGTGGGACGGCGTAAAGGACAAGGATGACGAGATAGTTATCGGCGCGGAAAAGAAAGGCAAGGCGTTAGAGCTTATATCAACAAGTCAGCTACATGCGCTTATCGTAGGTACTACGGGTAGCGGTAAAACGACGGGCTTCGTCGATCAGAATATCGCGGTACTCGGCAGAAGTAAAGGCAAGCCGAGCTTGCTTATAGCCGATCCCAAGAAAGAGCTATATGAGAAACACGCCGAGCAGTTAAAGAACGAGGGGTACACAATCTCTACGCTCGACCTACGCGAGCCGTACAGTTCTCAGCGGTGGAATCCAATGCAAGTGCTTATAAGGCGTATTCGTCAGGTCAAGGAATTGCAGAACAATCTGAAATGCCAAGACGGAAAGTATTGCGCTTGCGGCGAAGTGTTCTTGTCATACGACGACGCGCGGACGAGAGTTCAAGAGCTTAAAGACGAAATCTTTGAGAACACAATGGACTTGGTTTATACGCTTTGCCCGGTACAGAACAAAGACCAACCGACTTGGGAGGAGGGCGCAAGAAACCTAATCTTCGGACTTATCTTGGCGTTCTGCGAGGATGTCATAAGCGGAAAGATGGACGAGAAGCAGTTACAGCTTTTCAATGTGTACCATAACATCACCAAGTATTGTTCGGAAGACACTACCGCGCTCAAACAGTATTTGCTCGAAGGGCGCGACGAGTATTCCAAAGTTCGCGGACTTGTCAATACGGTACTAATAACAAGCGACAAAACGCTTACGAGTTACTTGTCCGAAGTTAATGCGTACATACAGCAACTCGCCGATGACGGTATTCTGTCTATGACGAGCGAGAACGACATAGACATCGTGAATATGGACGAAAAGCCGAACGCTATATTCGTTATCGTTCCCGATGAGCGCTTTACACGCCACCGCTTTGTTACGCTGTTCATCACGCAAACCTATAAAGAGCTTGTCGAAAAGGCAAATCTTAACTTGCGGCGCAAGGACACGGAAACGGCGATACTCAAACGCAAAGCGTACTTCATCTTAGACGAGTTCGGCAACCTTCCTAAGCTCGAAAACATAGAGGGTATGGTTACGGTAGGTCGTTCACGTGGCATAAGATACCTGTTCGTATTGCAGAGCTTTTCACAGCTCAATGCAAAGTACGGAAAAGATATAGCCGACATTGTAAAAACAAACTGTAACGTGAAAATCTTTATCGGCTCGGACGATCCCGAAACGCGAAGAGAGTTCTCGGAGCTGTGCGGACAGAAGAAGATTAAGAACTTCTCGGTAAACACGAGTGCCGAAGTCAATGCGAGCAGTAACACCGGCGCGAGTAATCAGCCGCTAATAACGGTTGGTATGCTTGAAAGGTTGAACGGCGACGAGAAAGGCGACGCGATAGTATCTGTCAGAGGATACGAGCCGATTTGGTCAAGGTTTACACCGTCGTATGAGCTTGCGGACGTTTACTTCGCGGCAGGTAAGGCGGACATAGGAAAGCGCGAAGCAAGGCTGTTTGAAAAGCGTAATTACGTCTTTGATATTCTCGGCGGCAGTTATACGCGCGAGGAAGACAAGGCGTTAGACGCTTTGGAACGCAGGGAGCAAGAACAAGCTGCCGAAGAAAAGAAGCAAGCGGTAAGTGTTGCCGAATTGGACAAGCTATGGCAAGCCAAAGTCAAGGAAGTTCACGACAAGGTATTCCGCGCGGCAGAAGCACTTTTGGAAGAAGATGCCGCAGCATTGATTCGGGCGAAGCTCGAAGATAAGGTTACGCTTATGAAAATGTTTATAGGCAACTATGACATAAGCGTACAGCAGAAGTTAAAGGCGCTCATCAAATACTTGGACGAAGAGCTGCCTAAACTTTTGGAATTGCAAAACCAAGCAAAAAACAAATAA